The Rhododendron vialii isolate Sample 1 chromosome 5a, ASM3025357v1 genome contains a region encoding:
- the LOC131327041 gene encoding aquaporin PIP2-7, translating to MSEEEGQTHHHRLDHHNGKEYVDPPSAPLIGMAELKLWSFYRALIVEFVATLLFLYVTVATVIGHKKQTDPCDGVGLLGIAWSFGGMIFVLVYCTAGISGGHINPAVTLGLLLARKVSLIRTVAYMVAQCLGAISGVGLVKAFMKHDYNALGGGANSVAPGYDKATALGAEIVGTFMLVYTVFLATDPKRSARDSHVPVLAPLPIGFAVFVVHLATIPITGTGINPARSFGAAVIYNHEKVWDDQWIFWVGPFVGSLAAAAYHEYILRAAAFKALGSFRRNPTNWC from the exons ATGTCGGAGGAAGAGGGACaaacccaccaccaccgcctcGACCACCACAATGGGAAGGAGTACGTGGACCCGCCATCAGCACCGCTCATAGGCATGGCGGAGCTGAAGTTATGGTCTTTCTACAGAGCTCTCATAGTCGAGTTCGTCGCCACACTCCTCTTCCTTTACGTCACCGTCGCCACCGTCATTGGACACAAGAAGCAAACTGACCCTTGCGACGGCGTTGGACTGCTCGGCATCGCCTGGTCCTTCGGTGGCATGATCTTCGTCCTCGTCTACTGCACCGCCGGCATCTCCG GCGGCCATATAAATCCAGCGGTGACGCTCGGGCTGCTTCTTGCAAGGAAGGTGTCACTGATCCGGACCGTGGCATACATGGTAGCACAGTGCTTGGGGGCAATTTCTGGAGTTGGGTTAGTGAAAGCGTTTATGAAGCACGACTACAATGCTCTTGGTGGTGGTGCCAACTCTGTTGCTCCTGGGTATGACAAAGCCACTGCACTTGGTGCCGAGATTGTCGGCACTTTCATGCTCGTCTACACTGTTTTCTTAGCCACCGACCCCAAGAGGAGCGCACGCGACTCTCACGTGCCG GTTTTGGCTCCTTTGCCTATTGGGTTTGCTGTGTTTGTGGTTCATTTGGCCACTATTCCTATTACTGGGACTGGAATTAACCCGGCTAGGAGCTTTGGTGCTGCCGTTATCTACAACCATGAGAAAGTCTGGGATGACCAA TGGATTTTCTGGGTTGGGCCATTTGTGGGGTCTTTGGCAGCAGCGGCATACCACGAGTATATTCTGAGAGCTGCGGCTTTTAAGGCTTTGGGATCTTTCCGCAGAAACCCAACCAACTGGTGTTAG